A genomic window from Anthocerotibacter panamensis C109 includes:
- a CDS encoding LOG family protein, whose protein sequence is MVLHPEKAYCNLSFLNSDAARNIRILCEYEEPKQRFLTEQVNNTIVFFGSARCIASAEAKAALELARQGVAQDPENETARKELDRAVAARRLSRYYDDARELAADLTAWSLKKYGGYHYYICSGGGPGIMEAANRGAADVPGGKSIGLGISLPHEQYINPWVTPELAFEFHYFFTRKYWFLNFCKAMVIFPGGFGTMDELFETLTLLQTSKIKGKLPIVLFGSSYWSKVLNLETMQEFGTITREDLALIYPTDSVPEAFTFITSFLMRAEDPTALEVLPHL, encoded by the coding sequence ATGGTGCTCCATCCCGAGAAAGCCTACTGTAACTTGTCTTTTCTAAACTCCGATGCCGCTCGTAATATTCGTATTCTCTGTGAGTACGAGGAACCCAAGCAGCGTTTTTTGACAGAGCAGGTGAACAATACCATTGTGTTCTTCGGTTCAGCCCGCTGTATTGCCAGTGCGGAAGCTAAAGCTGCCCTTGAGCTTGCCCGACAAGGCGTTGCCCAAGACCCTGAGAATGAGACAGCCCGCAAGGAGCTTGACCGGGCGGTAGCCGCCCGACGGCTGAGCCGCTACTATGATGACGCCCGTGAACTTGCCGCAGACCTGACTGCCTGGAGCCTCAAGAAGTATGGCGGCTACCACTACTACATTTGTTCTGGCGGAGGACCGGGGATCATGGAGGCTGCGAACCGGGGAGCAGCGGATGTGCCGGGGGGGAAATCCATCGGGCTGGGGATCTCTTTACCCCACGAACAATACATCAACCCCTGGGTCACCCCCGAACTGGCCTTCGAGTTTCACTACTTCTTCACCCGCAAATACTGGTTCCTCAATTTTTGTAAAGCGATGGTGATCTTTCCTGGAGGGTTCGGGACGATGGACGAATTGTTTGAGACCCTGACGCTGCTCCAGACCAGCAAAATCAAGGGCAAACTGCCTATTGTCCTCTTCGGGAGCAGCTATTGGAGCAAAGTTCTCAATCTCGAAACTATGCAGGAGTTTGGCACGATTACCCGAGAGGACCTAGCGTTGATTTATCCCACGGACAGTGTCCCGGAAGCCTTCACCTTCATTACATCCTTCCTGATGCGAGCAGAAGACCCGACCGCCCTCGAAGTCCTACCGCACCTATAG
- a CDS encoding serine/threonine-protein kinase, with product MNPDRKNLGRVLLKALWAGGAEMLDIPTIRAGIAVVEVIRREWFVPGQQAQDNAAAIAGLTVQETRQAIEEAQQEHNRPLPPERVAELEQALLNLPRTFLAGSQKLASVADFTRMVPVRPLQYDPGQVTGDGQYQLQQFLGAGSFGEVWRARHLDKRVEHAVKFCTDPLAAQVLRRERDVLRELLSQLDTPHVVRLEQSNFAADPPYLAFAFCPGGDLVDWIHRCLQKEGRIPFPKALSLIQQMAMGLGVAHHRGIVHRDIKPGNVLLDTHGRAVITDFGLGRIGVENNLSLLAQMPPMLSSVGLGVAGTPLYMPPEIRQGRVAREDLDGLKKGDVYALGVTAFQLLIGDVEAEPTNIRRTLTRQQVPVWVIDLLEDCLSAPDERPCDAFVLCERLLQVPAPVPPTPPTSATTQIPASQTIAAKARYLKEQETPPTSEPTLLPHATPSDVVAALAAAARGRKLEPQNSALPFLSPIKIGRIASSGNIAPLLINTALVHQTWRRVSTVSRDIWKRLKDEFSS from the coding sequence ATGAATCCAGACCGCAAAAACCTGGGCCGCGTCCTGCTCAAGGCGCTCTGGGCAGGGGGCGCGGAAATGTTGGACATCCCGACGATCCGCGCCGGAATAGCTGTAGTGGAGGTCATTCGCCGCGAGTGGTTCGTCCCTGGACAACAAGCTCAGGACAATGCCGCAGCCATCGCCGGACTCACCGTGCAAGAGACCCGACAGGCCATTGAAGAAGCCCAACAGGAGCATAACCGCCCCCTCCCTCCCGAACGCGTCGCCGAACTAGAGCAAGCCCTCCTCAATCTCCCGCGTACCTTTTTAGCTGGGTCACAGAAGCTGGCGAGCGTAGCCGACTTTACGCGCATGGTGCCCGTAAGGCCCTTACAGTATGACCCCGGTCAAGTGACTGGGGATGGACAGTACCAACTCCAGCAGTTCCTGGGGGCAGGCAGTTTTGGGGAGGTATGGCGGGCACGGCACCTCGACAAACGGGTGGAGCACGCGGTGAAGTTTTGTACCGACCCATTGGCTGCACAGGTTCTGCGTCGGGAGCGCGATGTCCTCCGGGAATTGCTGAGCCAACTGGACACGCCTCATGTGGTCCGCCTAGAGCAATCCAATTTTGCTGCCGACCCACCCTATCTGGCTTTTGCTTTTTGTCCAGGAGGAGATTTAGTGGACTGGATCCACCGCTGCCTGCAAAAAGAAGGTCGTATCCCTTTTCCCAAAGCGCTGTCGTTGATTCAACAGATGGCAATGGGGCTGGGGGTCGCCCATCACCGGGGCATCGTCCACCGCGATATCAAGCCGGGGAATGTCTTGCTCGATACCCATGGGCGGGCGGTGATCACAGATTTTGGCCTCGGGCGTATTGGCGTGGAGAATAATCTCTCCCTTTTGGCCCAAATGCCGCCTATGCTCTCCTCGGTCGGGTTAGGGGTGGCGGGTACACCGCTTTATATGCCCCCGGAGATCCGTCAGGGGCGGGTCGCACGGGAGGACCTCGACGGGCTTAAGAAGGGGGATGTATATGCATTGGGGGTGACGGCTTTCCAGTTGTTGATTGGCGATGTCGAAGCGGAACCGACCAATATCCGCCGCACGCTCACCCGCCAGCAGGTACCAGTCTGGGTGATTGACCTGTTGGAGGACTGTCTGAGCGCACCTGACGAACGTCCCTGTGACGCTTTTGTGCTCTGTGAACGCCTGTTGCAGGTCCCGGCTCCTGTTCCTCCGACCCCCCCGACCAGTGCAACAACCCAAATCCCAGCCTCCCAAACCATAGCTGCCAAGGCTCGCTACCTAAAAGAGCAGGAAACCCCACCTACATCTGAACCCACGCTCTTGCCCCATGCGACACCCTCTGACGTGGTTGCTGCTCTCGCTGCCGCCGCCCGAGGCCGTAAACTGGAGCCTCAAAATTCCGCGCTCCCCTTCCTCTCGCCCATAAAAATAGGCCGGATAGCCTCCTCAGGAAACATAGCTCCGCTCCTGATCAATACTGCGCTTGTCCACCAAACTTGGCGCAGGGTGAGCACTGTGAGCCGGGATATCTGGAAACGGCTCAAGGACGAGTTTTCTTCGTAG
- the mutY gene encoding A/G-specific adenine glycosylase, producing MSKTLMDPVVNGLRQALLHWYKVAHRSLPWRERTDPYRVWLSEIMLQQTRVDQALPYFERFLIAFPNVAALAGADLTEVLQVWEGLGYYRRAHNLHRAAQQVHAQGWPQDYKGWRALPGVGEYTGRALAAILLQEPTGAVDGNVRRVYSRLLAQGVWTGHELQTVADQWVDPVQPGDFNQALMDLGATICLPRQPRCLLCPIQQYCQGLAQNRVEEFPVRVRKPVVPRRRFLVVVSGEPGTVLIRQRPTEGLLGGLWELPNQEVAAQIVLGRPVGGLTPHSLLCTIQHRYTHFHSTLEVYRGELSPALSATCLMVPQDKLPDYPFSKGFRKVLAQLS from the coding sequence ATGTCTAAGACCCTTATGGACCCTGTCGTGAATGGATTGCGGCAGGCGTTGTTGCACTGGTATAAAGTTGCCCATCGGAGTCTCCCTTGGCGTGAGCGTACGGACCCTTATCGCGTCTGGCTCTCAGAGATCATGCTACAGCAGACACGGGTGGACCAAGCTCTGCCCTATTTCGAGCGATTTCTCATCGCCTTTCCTAATGTGGCAGCCTTGGCTGGGGCGGATCTCACCGAGGTGCTCCAAGTTTGGGAAGGATTGGGCTACTACCGCCGTGCCCACAATCTACACCGGGCGGCCCAACAGGTGCACGCTCAGGGTTGGCCTCAAGATTATAAGGGGTGGCGGGCGTTGCCTGGGGTCGGGGAGTACACCGGGCGAGCACTCGCCGCCATCCTCCTGCAAGAGCCGACCGGGGCAGTCGATGGAAATGTACGCCGGGTCTACAGCCGTCTTTTGGCTCAAGGGGTCTGGACCGGGCACGAACTTCAGACTGTAGCCGACCAATGGGTAGATCCTGTCCAACCGGGAGACTTCAACCAAGCGCTTATGGATTTGGGTGCGACTATTTGCCTGCCCCGCCAACCGCGCTGTCTGCTGTGTCCGATTCAGCAATACTGCCAGGGCTTGGCTCAAAACCGTGTAGAAGAATTCCCGGTGCGCGTCCGTAAGCCTGTGGTACCCCGACGCCGCTTCCTGGTAGTCGTGTCTGGGGAGCCGGGGACAGTGTTGATTCGACAGCGCCCGACCGAGGGCTTGTTAGGAGGGCTTTGGGAGCTACCCAATCAGGAAGTGGCAGCCCAGATTGTCCTCGGTCGGCCCGTCGGGGGTCTGACCCCCCATAGCCTCCTGTGCACCATTCAGCACCGCTATACCCACTTCCATTCGACGCTGGAAGTCTATCGAGGGGAGTTGAGTCCCGCACTGTCCGCTACTTGTCTGATGGTCCCTCAGGATAAATTACCCGACTATCCGTTTTCTAAAGGCTTCCGCAAGGTCCTGGCCCAATTGAGCTAA
- a CDS encoding MgPME-cyclase complex family protein — protein MQTYYFVAASKQFMTIEEPLQEVLDERVRNYREHHKAIDFWLVQEPTFLEEPQLATVTRDCPRPAIAVVSTDSMFIRWLKNRLEYVVTGSLQSADIPR, from the coding sequence ATGCAGACCTACTACTTTGTGGCGGCGAGTAAGCAGTTCATGACCATCGAAGAACCGCTCCAGGAAGTCTTGGACGAGCGAGTCCGCAACTACCGGGAGCACCATAAGGCCATCGACTTTTGGCTGGTGCAGGAGCCTACTTTTTTGGAGGAGCCGCAGCTAGCGACAGTGACACGGGACTGTCCACGTCCCGCCATAGCAGTTGTCTCGACGGATTCCATGTTCATCCGTTGGCTCAAAAACCGCTTGGAGTATGTGGTCACGGGTTCCTTGCAAAGTGCCGACATCCCCCGGTGA
- a CDS encoding aldehyde oxygenase (deformylating) — protein MEASLDYQSSIYKDSYSRINGLVIEGEQQAVQNYERLAELIPDEAENLKKLAAMESRHMKGFIACGRNLQVQPDMAFAKQFFQTLEDNFREAANSGDLAACLVIQSLIIECFAIAAYNIYIPVADAFARKITENVVKDEYQHLNFGEVYLQRHFSALKTGVEIATARNLPVVWRMLNAVTEDARVLGMEREAIIEDFMIGYGGALNEIGFNTREIMKLSSYGLRSA, from the coding sequence ATGGAGGCCAGCTTGGATTACCAGAGTAGCATCTATAAAGACTCCTACAGTCGCATCAATGGACTGGTGATCGAAGGGGAGCAGCAAGCCGTTCAGAATTACGAACGATTGGCAGAACTCATCCCAGACGAAGCGGAGAATTTAAAGAAGCTGGCTGCCATGGAAAGCCGCCACATGAAGGGCTTTATAGCCTGTGGGCGCAACCTCCAAGTCCAACCGGATATGGCCTTTGCCAAACAATTCTTCCAGACCTTGGAAGATAATTTCCGCGAGGCTGCCAACAGTGGAGACTTGGCTGCCTGTCTGGTCATTCAATCACTGATCATCGAATGCTTTGCCATCGCAGCCTATAACATTTATATTCCTGTAGCTGATGCATTCGCTCGCAAGATTACTGAGAACGTGGTCAAAGACGAATACCAACACCTCAATTTCGGTGAGGTTTATCTTCAGCGCCATTTCAGCGCTCTTAAGACGGGCGTCGAGATAGCCACCGCCCGGAACCTCCCGGTAGTGTGGCGGATGCTTAACGCCGTGACCGAGGATGCCCGAGTCCTAGGGATGGAGCGCGAAGCGATTATCGAGGATTTCATGATTGGGTACGGTGGGGCATTGAATGAAATCGGCTTCAATACCCGCGAGATCATGAAGCTGTCCTCCTACGGTCTGCGGAGCGCCTAA
- a CDS encoding YqiA/YcfP family alpha/beta fold hydrolase: MRYLYLHGLASGPSSSKARYLQEKFRPLGIPLLCPDLNGSDFRTMTFTSQLARVQEVLGGGVEPVTLLGSSLGGLMAVLTAIADPRVARLFLMAPAFKFMAIWLQHLGPQTLAQWRETGVLEVYHYAYGCTALLGYKMVEDAQNYDEDLFNYSIPVQIVHGLNDAVVPPAYSVAFAQDRPNIQLTLVPDDHSLLASMDTVWDLLLPWLAQSS, encoded by the coding sequence GTGCGCTATCTATACCTGCACGGCCTCGCCTCCGGGCCAAGCTCCAGTAAAGCCCGCTATCTCCAGGAAAAATTTCGGCCTTTAGGTATCCCACTGTTGTGCCCTGACCTCAACGGGTCAGACTTTCGGACAATGACTTTTACCAGTCAGTTGGCACGGGTCCAGGAAGTGTTGGGCGGTGGGGTCGAACCGGTGACCCTTTTGGGATCGAGTTTGGGTGGATTGATGGCAGTCCTCACAGCTATAGCTGACCCACGGGTAGCGCGATTATTTTTAATGGCTCCAGCGTTTAAATTCATGGCTATCTGGCTTCAGCATCTCGGCCCTCAAACGCTGGCGCAGTGGCGAGAAACGGGCGTGTTGGAAGTCTACCACTATGCCTATGGGTGCACCGCCCTCTTGGGCTACAAGATGGTTGAGGACGCCCAAAACTACGACGAAGACCTGTTCAATTACTCCATCCCAGTGCAGATCGTCCACGGACTGAACGATGCGGTGGTTCCCCCAGCCTATAGTGTGGCTTTTGCTCAAGACCGCCCCAATATTCAATTGACGCTAGTGCCCGATGACCACAGTCTCCTTGCGTCTATGGATACGGTTTGGGACCTCTTGCTGCCGTGGTTGGCACAGAGCAGCTAG
- a CDS encoding NupC/NupG family nucleoside CNT transporter yields MERWISGLGLGVMLLMCFACCPPALRKQIKPRLVVGGILLQFGFAFLILKTPARVLFAGANAVVNDLLQYAQEGSRFVFGDLVSRVDSFGFIFAFQVLPSIVFFSALISVLYYLGVMQWMVTLIGGGLAYLLGTSQTESVAAAANIFLGQIEAPLVVKPYIDTMTRSELLALMVPGMASIAGGVLAAYVGLLNPYFPDIAGHLLAASFMSAPAALVTAKIILPESDFSATQSKEKINFAKLDANLIDAATRGTREGVGIAVGVGATLIAFIALVALVNALLGNLGQLFGLTLTLQSILGLLFAPLAWLMGISTADIFIVGNLLGQKLVLNEFVAYTTLAEIVKPGGTELSHRSVILASYALCGFANLSSVGIQVAGIGSLAPGRRVDLARLGLRALFAGSLATFMTAAIVGILI; encoded by the coding sequence ATGGAGCGGTGGATTAGTGGATTGGGGCTGGGGGTGATGCTATTGATGTGCTTTGCTTGCTGCCCACCCGCTCTGCGCAAACAGATTAAGCCCAGATTGGTCGTGGGGGGCATCCTGCTTCAGTTCGGCTTTGCCTTTCTCATTCTCAAGACACCAGCACGGGTCCTTTTTGCAGGGGCTAACGCGGTAGTCAACGACCTGCTTCAATACGCACAAGAGGGCTCTCGCTTTGTTTTTGGGGATTTGGTGAGCCGGGTGGATAGCTTCGGATTTATCTTTGCTTTTCAGGTCTTGCCCAGCATTGTTTTTTTCTCGGCGCTCATCTCGGTCCTCTATTATCTGGGGGTGATGCAGTGGATGGTCACGTTGATCGGTGGGGGGCTAGCATACCTCCTGGGCACGAGCCAAACCGAATCTGTGGCGGCGGCAGCCAATATTTTCCTGGGCCAGATTGAAGCCCCGCTTGTGGTCAAGCCCTACATCGACACCATGACTCGTTCAGAACTCCTCGCCCTTATGGTCCCCGGAATGGCCTCGATTGCCGGGGGCGTGCTCGCAGCCTACGTGGGTCTATTGAATCCCTACTTCCCCGATATTGCCGGTCACCTGCTTGCAGCCAGCTTCATGTCCGCACCCGCCGCCTTGGTCACAGCAAAAATCATCCTCCCCGAGAGCGATTTCTCGGCTACCCAGAGCAAAGAAAAGATTAACTTCGCCAAACTCGACGCTAACCTCATTGATGCAGCTACTCGGGGTACCCGCGAAGGCGTAGGTATTGCTGTGGGGGTAGGGGCAACGCTGATTGCCTTCATTGCCTTAGTCGCCTTGGTCAATGCGTTGTTGGGTAACCTCGGTCAGCTATTTGGTCTGACCCTCACCCTCCAAAGTATCTTGGGCTTACTCTTTGCACCTCTTGCATGGCTCATGGGTATCTCCACTGCCGATATTTTTATTGTTGGTAATCTCCTTGGGCAAAAACTGGTCCTTAATGAGTTTGTAGCTTATACAACCTTGGCTGAGATCGTTAAACCGGGCGGCACCGAGTTGAGCCACCGTTCAGTTATCCTTGCTAGCTACGCCCTATGTGGTTTCGCCAACCTGAGTTCCGTCGGTATCCAGGTAGCCGGTATTGGGAGCCTCGCCCCAGGACGCAGGGTAGACCTTGCCCGCTTGGGGCTCCGGGCTTTGTTCGCAGGATCTCTGGCTACGTTTATGACCGCAGCCATCGTTGGCATCTTAATTTGA
- a CDS encoding ammonium transporter — protein MRVLSKRSWQVVWLLTVLFVVGGTWAWAAHAAGDPTGGKGMVSDWSKVKQGPEMVKAITNLKVGLNMTWVLMTGFLVFVMQGGFAIVEAGFCRAKNAANIMMMNMMVFCVGVIGYFLCGFAFMFGGLGGTPTLGDTSQILNGMLTVGGFDLLGTKGFLLTGDFYDVSIFALFLFQLVFMDTAATIPTGATAERITWKAFLAMGLWVSMFIYPLIGCWVWGGGWLSDLGTKFGLGHGAVDFAGSGVVHMVGGAVGVAGAIALGPRIGKYNPDGTVNPIPGHSFPLVILGIVLLFFGWFGFNSGSTLAATDLRISVIAVNTMIAGGFAGAAAMFRMWIWESKPDPGYTCNGILAGLVAITAPCAFVEPWAAAVIGILAGGWVCDAGLFIERTLKIDDPCGAIAVHFCNGAWGLVAVGIFADGKYGDGFNGVTGNVKGFVAGDFTQIFAQLAECFTILIVVAGLSFIFFKILGLFTPLRVPASAELQGLDVPEMGIWGYPDPEATFSPTIFKTQPPPSMPPSSTTQRIRRQ, from the coding sequence ATGCGCGTATTATCCAAACGTTCCTGGCAAGTGGTCTGGTTGTTGACCGTACTTTTTGTCGTCGGGGGGACGTGGGCGTGGGCGGCGCATGCTGCCGGTGATCCCACCGGGGGGAAGGGGATGGTCTCTGACTGGTCCAAGGTGAAGCAGGGACCGGAGATGGTCAAGGCCATTACCAATCTTAAGGTCGGCCTCAATATGACCTGGGTGCTGATGACGGGATTTCTGGTCTTTGTCATGCAGGGTGGGTTTGCGATCGTCGAGGCGGGTTTTTGCCGTGCCAAGAACGCTGCAAACATCATGATGATGAATATGATGGTTTTTTGCGTTGGGGTTATCGGGTATTTTCTCTGTGGCTTCGCGTTTATGTTCGGGGGATTGGGCGGGACGCCGACCCTGGGAGACACGAGCCAAATTCTGAACGGGATGCTCACTGTGGGCGGGTTTGACCTGCTGGGGACCAAGGGCTTCTTATTGACTGGCGACTTTTATGATGTCTCGATCTTCGCGCTCTTTTTGTTCCAACTGGTCTTCATGGATACAGCCGCGACGATCCCGACCGGGGCAACAGCGGAGCGTATCACCTGGAAAGCATTTCTGGCGATGGGTCTGTGGGTGAGTATGTTCATCTACCCGCTCATCGGCTGTTGGGTCTGGGGCGGGGGCTGGCTCTCTGACCTGGGGACAAAGTTTGGGCTGGGCCATGGAGCGGTGGATTTTGCCGGTTCGGGCGTCGTGCATATGGTCGGGGGGGCGGTCGGCGTCGCCGGAGCCATCGCTCTTGGACCACGCATCGGTAAGTACAACCCGGACGGGACGGTCAACCCTATTCCTGGTCACAGTTTCCCTCTGGTGATCCTGGGGATTGTGCTGCTCTTCTTTGGGTGGTTCGGCTTTAACTCAGGCTCGACCTTGGCGGCTACGGACCTGCGGATTTCGGTCATTGCCGTCAACACGATGATTGCGGGGGGCTTTGCCGGGGCTGCGGCCATGTTTCGGATGTGGATCTGGGAGAGCAAGCCGGATCCGGGCTATACTTGCAACGGTATCCTGGCGGGTCTGGTGGCTATTACCGCCCCCTGCGCGTTTGTCGAGCCCTGGGCGGCGGCGGTCATCGGTATTCTGGCGGGGGGCTGGGTCTGTGATGCGGGCCTATTTATCGAGCGGACCCTCAAGATTGACGACCCTTGCGGGGCTATCGCCGTGCACTTTTGTAATGGAGCGTGGGGCTTAGTGGCTGTCGGGATCTTCGCCGATGGCAAGTATGGGGACGGATTTAACGGGGTGACGGGCAATGTTAAGGGTTTTGTGGCTGGAGATTTTACCCAAATCTTTGCTCAATTGGCTGAGTGCTTCACGATCCTGATCGTGGTCGCTGGGTTATCTTTTATCTTCTTCAAAATCCTCGGTCTTTTTACCCCCTTGCGTGTCCCGGCAAGTGCCGAGCTTCAGGGTCTGGATGTGCCGGAGATGGGGATCTGGGGCTACCCTGACCCCGAAGCTACCTTCTCACCCACCATCTTTAAAACCCAACCCCCACCCAGCATGCCTCCCTCAAGCACCACGCAACGCATCCGCAGGCAGTAG
- a CDS encoding sulfite oxidase-like oxidoreductase, which translates to MFDKFFKKTEPQRGNRIPPGQHLTNGFPVMTYGSTPRIDLQSWRLRVWGLAAEKEFTFQDFLAMPQVNLTADFHCVTRWSKLDVTWRGVRVVDFLQQIDLDPQAHYLMEHCYGGYTTNISLEDFAKEENIFAHTLADAPIPAEHGGPLRLVVPHLYAWKSAKWLNGLEFLAQEDLGFWEVNGYHRRGDPFAEERYSSLS; encoded by the coding sequence ATGTTCGACAAGTTTTTCAAAAAAACGGAGCCACAGCGCGGCAACCGCATCCCGCCGGGGCAACACCTCACCAATGGCTTCCCGGTCATGACCTACGGCAGCACGCCGCGCATCGACCTCCAATCCTGGCGCTTGCGGGTTTGGGGGCTTGCTGCGGAAAAAGAATTTACCTTCCAGGACTTCTTAGCTATGCCTCAGGTGAATCTGACGGCGGATTTTCATTGCGTCACCCGTTGGTCCAAGCTAGATGTCACTTGGCGCGGGGTACGAGTGGTAGATTTTCTCCAGCAAATCGACCTCGATCCTCAAGCCCATTACCTCATGGAGCACTGCTATGGGGGCTACACGACCAACATCAGCCTGGAGGACTTTGCCAAAGAAGAGAATATCTTCGCCCATACCCTCGCTGATGCACCTATTCCTGCTGAACATGGTGGCCCCTTACGTCTAGTAGTCCCCCATCTCTACGCCTGGAAAAGCGCCAAGTGGCTCAATGGGCTGGAATTTTTGGCGCAAGAAGACCTGGGCTTCTGGGAAGTCAATGGTTACCATCGGCGGGGTGACCCCTTCGCTGAAGAGCGCTACAGCAGCCTGTCCTAG
- the psbA gene encoding photosystem II q(b) protein encodes MTATLERRASRGLWGQFTDWVTSTNNRIYVGWFGVLMIPTLLTAITAYVIAFVAAPPVDMDGIREPISGSLLYGNNLITGNVIPSSNAIGLHFYPIWEASSMDEWLYNGGPYQLIVFHFLIGIFCYMGREWELSYRLGLRPWICIAYSAPVAAATAVFFVYPIGQGSFSDGMPLGISGTFNFMFVFQAEHNILNHPFHMLGVAAVFGGSLFSAMHGSLVTSSLVRETTYEESANNGYTFGQEEETYNIVAAHGYFGRLIFQYASFNNSRKLHFFLAAWPVIGIWCTALGICTMSVNLNGFNFNSSIVDAQGRVVYTWADIVNRANLGMEVMHERNAHNFPLDLASGAEVKVAG; translated from the coding sequence GTGACTGCTACTTTAGAGCGTCGCGCGTCTCGGGGCCTGTGGGGCCAATTCACCGACTGGGTCACCTCCACCAACAACCGTATCTATGTGGGTTGGTTCGGAGTGCTGATGATCCCCACCCTGCTGACCGCCATTACTGCCTACGTCATCGCCTTCGTCGCTGCTCCTCCTGTGGACATGGACGGCATCCGCGAGCCTATCTCCGGCTCCCTGTTGTATGGCAACAACCTGATCACCGGCAACGTGATTCCTTCGTCCAACGCCATCGGCCTGCACTTCTACCCCATCTGGGAAGCTTCTTCCATGGATGAGTGGCTCTACAACGGCGGCCCCTACCAGTTGATCGTTTTCCACTTCCTGATTGGCATCTTCTGCTACATGGGTCGGGAATGGGAACTGTCCTACCGGTTGGGTCTGCGTCCGTGGATCTGCATTGCCTACTCTGCTCCTGTGGCTGCGGCGACCGCTGTGTTCTTCGTGTACCCGATTGGTCAGGGTTCTTTCTCGGATGGGATGCCCCTCGGGATTTCCGGGACCTTCAACTTCATGTTCGTGTTCCAAGCAGAGCACAACATCCTCAACCACCCCTTCCACATGTTGGGTGTAGCGGCGGTGTTCGGTGGCTCGCTGTTCTCTGCGATGCATGGTTCGTTGGTGACCTCTTCGCTGGTGCGTGAGACGACCTATGAAGAGTCAGCCAACAACGGTTACACGTTCGGACAAGAAGAAGAGACCTACAACATCGTGGCGGCGCACGGGTACTTCGGTCGTCTGATTTTCCAATATGCGAGCTTCAACAACTCGCGTAAGCTGCACTTTTTCCTGGCGGCATGGCCTGTCATCGGGATTTGGTGCACAGCTTTGGGGATCTGCACGATGAGCGTGAACCTGAACGGGTTCAACTTCAACAGCTCGATTGTGGATGCGCAGGGTCGGGTAGTGTACACCTGGGCGGACATTGTGAACCGTGCGAACCTGGGGATGGAAGTGATGCATGAGCGCAATGCCCACAACTTCCCTCTGGATCTTGCTTCTGGTGCTGAAGTCAAGGTGGCTGGTTAA
- a CDS encoding DUF760 domain-containing protein: protein MPADPSEVVRMGGNTLRRYLYQQAPEDLAQIAQTISPDVQQMIAMNVQGLLGGLPSEQFEVQVTTHRDNLAGLLASAMMTGYFLRRVEQRMELEHQLFPVSPEVVQE, encoded by the coding sequence ATGCCCGCAGACCCCTCCGAGGTGGTCAGGATGGGCGGTAACACCCTGCGACGCTACCTCTACCAACAAGCCCCGGAAGACCTTGCACAGATTGCCCAGACCATTTCCCCCGACGTGCAGCAGATGATTGCAATGAATGTCCAGGGTTTGTTAGGTGGCCTCCCCAGCGAGCAGTTCGAGGTCCAAGTCACCACGCATCGGGACAACTTAGCCGGCTTGTTGGCTTCGGCGATGATGACCGGTTATTTCCTGCGGCGCGTTGAGCAGCGCATGGAATTGGAGCACCAACTCTTCCCGGTAAGCCCGGAAGTGGTGCAAGAGTAA